In Mercenaria mercenaria strain notata chromosome 15, MADL_Memer_1, whole genome shotgun sequence, a single genomic region encodes these proteins:
- the LOC123562545 gene encoding uncharacterized protein LOC123562545: MATAKCSSLLRFLVCIFIFKDAISHSDLQFNDDLVVKLIDKVESMQVKTDNLEKNNRDLKQSVSTLIGTTAKFRIQIEELTDRLTEYEKLDAEKSVRIKGLENMLNALTEPDKIIGKEREIEHEADTENDNDESIKDDNRYMIRKEKRQTPDNVAFTAYLDHVIRNLGTDQPVVYNQILLNDGGAYSDKTGIFFIVM; the protein is encoded by the exons ATGGCGACTGCGAAATGTTCCAGTCTTCTTCGATTTCTtgtgtgtatttttatatttaaagacgCGATAAGTCATTCAGATCTGCAATTCAATGACGACTTGGTCGTGAAGCTTATTGATAAAGTTGAAAGTATGCAAGTAAAAACTGACAATTTGGAAAAGAACAATCGTGATCTGAAGCAATCTGTCAGTACTTTAATTGGAACTACGGCAAAATTCCGGATACAAATTGAAGAACTTACTGATCGATTGACTGAATATGAAAAACTGGACGCTGAAAAGAGTGTCAGGATTAAAGgacttgaaaatatgttaaatgcATTAACTGAACCGGATAAGATAATTGGTAAAGAAAGAGAAATAGAACATGAAGCTGACACTGAAAACGATAATGATGAGAGTATTAAGGATGATAACAGATATATGATAAGAAAAG AGAAAAGACAAACGCCAGATAATGTGGCATTTACGGCTTACTTAGATCACGTGATCAGAAACCTTGGAACTGACCAACCAGTTGTGTACAATCAAATACTTCTAAATGATGGAGGCGCATATAGCGA